The nucleotide window CGTAAAGCTGGAATAATAAGCTTTTTCTACAAGCTAGAGTATGCTGGACTGATCATATAAAAAGTAGCGATAGAAAAGGGCCGACCAAAGGACGACAAAGTATGTGGAAGATTAATGTTTATTTCAACTGCTAAAATAAGTTCCGATTCCAGAAACTCTTTTTAAAACTAGatataaactttcttttttgtttacaaaagtattTCTTCCTCCAAGATTACAACTATCCTCCTAGATCACAGTGATAGTCATACTAAATTAGCGTGATACAACCTGAACTAATGGCGTTATTTTTTGCAGATGTTACCATAAGTTCACTCTGGTCTCCCATTTTATCTTTTATAAGGATGTAATTGTTGAACGGAGCTGCCCAGACAATTCACTTTTTTTTGGCCTGGCTTTTATATTATCGCATTATACTTGTAAGTGAGGGACACTCAGAACATCAAAAAATACCATCccataatttttctttaaaggcgcgtaatcaccctaaAATTAACATATCCATTTTTTATGACTTTACTGAAAATTTGAGGATATAAAACCtactagaaatggaaataatggtacttcaATATCTTGCATTTATTGGGGTCTTTTTCCAGCCGCCATATTTAACGgtcttgttgatctcttattctcGTCTAATACGCGGGCCGTCGCAAAATGTTCGTGTGAAACCGTAGGTAAACAAACGGCCTTATCTTTAAATGAGCACTGAGATGGAGTTCGATAAAATCGGTTGGCTCCGTTCACGCTGTTCTTTTAGGCTTGTTTTTCTTAGTAAAACATGGCATCAAAAAGTGGAAAGAaattttggttttgtttaaaaaagaggCTGAGCGTAAAAACATCCGTATCACTTTCTCcacttagatttaattttcttctattctattcgccattgtttttggagaccagacaaaacaaaatagaaagtagaaatcacagcattgcctcgtggctattaattatgataattaatgcttatcacgctttttctttttttattagctgaccgggattattgcatattataCGCAAAAAAAACCCAACGGGGCAGAATGctcattgtgatagttgaagatagttgaagcagcactatggagataattaaatttagagcatgaaAGGAGAAATTCTGAATatttaggtattctaattgtGTAGATTTGATACTGCCTCCATAAGgaaacgactaactgtttgaacaaaggaaaataatcaaaaagtaagacagctagcgaggcgaagctgtcttcagaaacaacaacaagaagtggtcagtgttgcaaagaagtctgatttcagtaagttaaaacgtttaaataataaagaataacacagaaacttcgattgatttatctgatttatcatgttcggaactttgttgatacatttgtaAAAGCATTACGATGAAACACAGCTACGGATACTCTTCCtccttcattattttttctgtaatgccatgaatccagcaaccatgtgatcgattttgccgtgggtttattatcgcatgattcgtgcaatgaaatgcaatggcgGTTCTATAGGCGTAGAGAAATTGGAGTGAGTTTGTTATTTccatgaaacatttgaacatgttctggttgtcagttttcaataaaattttttgggtaatgttttctcatgtatatctttctatttttacaataaaataggcacctcaaaaaaagttgcctacagggtgattacgcgcctttaagtTCGGTAATGAACGTGTatcaatatttcaaaaaaataaataaattattaacaACATCACCGATACAATATAAATCTTAATAACTTATAACAGAATTATTCAGAATGAATGTAAAATGCTTCGGATTTGTCTGATTCGTTAAAAACCTTGACTTTAGGCAATTTTAGGCGATTTTAGGCAATGCAAAAAATCAAACAGGGGACATTATGTAAATTTGCAAATGCGAATTTTCAAGAATAAAAGCTTGTCACCCTTTTTAAGCAGTGCCGGCATGAAAAGCCCAAATTATCACTGACTTATCTCTCGCCACAAGCAGAGATTTGTTAAATATAGCACACCTTAAAAGTTGCTGACGCAGTTAATGTAAACGTGGTTGAAGTGCATCTAAGGAAAGTTAATTTCCTGGGAAGGTCTGAGATAAGAACCATGTAATTATCCTGAAGATAATGTATCTGATTGATAGAGTGGCCTTCGAGCGATGCAGACATATAGTATAAGATATGTTTCGTTCTAGGAACATTGATACTTGTCTGAAATAGCTTCAGAATGGTCCATGGTTGGCAACTTGAGTGCGATTGATGCAACAGTGTTCTGACAACACTAAAACTCAATTCAGACTACTCTCAACCACcagttttaaaacttattttaaaatgaaaagaaacaaaacaaaagcaaCGAGGCTGGAACTTACTAAACCAAAGATATCCTTAAATATATCTATTTACCTAGTCGGCTATGGAGACTATCTGTAAGAAGAAAGAAAGTCAAATTGttagctatatatattatttcacTAGTTGGTAGCCATGGAAAACACCAGGTCCCACCTGTCGTATATATTTTAAGCATTTCTAATTCATGTATTTGTAACACGAGGTAGTGATTTGGTTGCCATCCTTAACGtcaaaaaaaggaataaaatgGACGACAAAagtttttgcttgcgtcagcacattttctgtgacgtcattaaaagtcaaatatataatataatttatacgaatcttttcaatattttctttctgAAATTTTCGTGTTAAATCTATTCTCTCAATTAGcatcagcatttttttaaatttaagttcATAAATGTTTCTCTTTCACTTGTATTCAGATAGAGATATTGCAGTATGCTGGAGGAAGGATCATTTCGAGGAAGAACTCTGGATTTTGTGTACCGCCAAAGTTAACaggcctttttttaaatttaaaaaccgTTTCCGGGCTTAAAATTTATCACCGTGTTTCAGCAGTACCGAAGTAAAAGGCTTAAATTGTCGCTGATTTATCTCTAGCCACAAGCAGAAATTTGCTAAAATTAGCAAACCTGTAAAGTAGCTAAGGTAGTTGAGTTTAACGTGTTTGAGGTGCATCTAAGGAGAGTTCATTTCCTGGGAAGGTCTCAGAAAAGAACCAATATATCTGATTTATAGAGTTTCCGTCAAGCGCTACATACATTCTAGGAACATTGATACTTGTCTGTAAGAGCTTCAGAATAGTCCATGGTTGGTAACTTAAGTGCGATTGATGCAACAGTGTTTTGACAACACTAAAACTAAATTCAAATTACTCTCAACCACCAGATTTGAAGTTTTTAAGCTATTAGTTTTAGAATGGAAaaggcaaaacaaaacaaaaagaaagaaactggAGCTTACTAAACTAAAGACATCAATACAAATATACGTAGCCAGCCATGGAGAGAagctgtaaataaaaaaagaaatataaaatttctAATATATATCATTAGTCTTTATGGGTATTTCTGTCGTATATATTTCGAGCATTTTTAATTCGTGGATTTCTAGTACGAAATAATGATCTGGCTACCATCTTGAATACATACTTTAAATACGGAGAAGTTTATAACTTCCCCAACGTTCCTTTGTGAAGTCTGAAATCCTATACACCCTCCACCGTACCTTATATTTGGCaatttaatgaggaaataggcTACCTGTTATTAACACTGcgataactttaaaaaaaagtaagcaCACCAGGATTCATCGAAAATTTAGACAATATTATAAACAAACATTTATGCGTATCCTTTCCTAATAAGGgttgaaaattatatattgcataataaaaattatgtaagTAAATAAAGATCCATGTTTTTaaggtataaaaataaaataatcacaaaaaaaattaatctgtGCGTTGGAAgacaaaatacttttaaaacactttttttgttCCTAAGAAAATATTCACAACATGAAGTATTTAAATGTTaaggatttaatttttttagatttttaaagagctttaaaatctttttaaaatacataaGGGCGATAAGTTGTATCCAGGATACAaacacttttcattaaaaaaaagagcaattaaaacaattaaatcaacgttgaataaaaaaaacaatgcaaatTTTTGTATAGTTAGCACAATGCACAATCACATTTAAGTTATTGGAGAAAGATAAAAGAAAGCAAAAGACAAGTGGAAAACTATACGTTACAAGATATATAAAGCAGAACATAAAacgcaaacaaaaaaacacaaacaacaacaagaggGACTATGTGAACAGATTTAGGTATGTATGTCAACAGTATGTGAAAATGATGgtatattaaacaaaaaaataaaattcatgaacaGTTATGCTTCCCTCTATTGTTTTGAGTAACTTGTCCTACATGTTGAAAACCCTTAACATCATGATAATATAATTCACAACTGTAAGATTTCGCTATATTACGAAGATTTAATTTTGCCCGCCTATTCCATTTTATCTGTTATCTTTATTATTCAACTTttggatttttaatttttacagtaaATGAGTTTAATACTTTTATAAACAGGAAGTGCATACATACAACATAAGACATAAAAtacaaaatgtgatatatgatatatattttcAGCAGGAAATTGAAATTCTTCATCATTTCAGTAAAACTCTTATTTTTAGAAACATGAAAATTCATGCAATCAATCTGTTGTACCTGTTTATGTTTAATTTAAATATCATTACCACAACTCAGAAATTGGATTGGACAtgttttcttaataaaaaccACACCATTATTTTAAATATCAAGATACCTACTGCAAAAAACTCAAATTTATGCAACAATCACAAATCTCAGAACTGCATAGAGCTTGCTTACAGAAAACATAGGAAAAGAAGGTGGCACCAGGTGCAGCACTGCCATATACACAAAGTTAAATATGCACAATGCGAAATGAAAAGCTGGTCCACAAATCATGGAATGTACACTATgagaataaaaattaacaacattAACAAAACACAAACATATCACAAAAAATGGATACATATGTATTCTTTTTCAAACTGCATAACAAAAGCTGTAAAAACGTTCAAAATTATTAATATCAGTCACAACAAAGTACGTCTAAACTGGAAGAACTCAATACATACTAAATACAAAGACCAGTATATTATCATTAGGGAAGGAAGTGTTGTGCACATGCCATATAAAGTAGCATCCGAGAGGAGCTGCAGAAATGGTAACTGTACAAGAGAACTTATCCTTCAAGAATGTACAAGATACAGAGTGTGCATCGACACAATGATGgcagataaaaatatatctaaaTGCGAAAACATTACAACACCCTGTAAGAATCACCATGCAGTATTAAAAAATTCCCCCACTGTATCCAACAATCAAACTGCAATTATTTTAACCACAAGTGTATTTTTAATATGTGTTGTagttatgatttttttattgaaatataaaaaactaaaattagaacaacagcaacaacaacgacaaaagcaacaacaacaacaaccggaacaacaacaacaacaacaggaaCAACAAACACAATACATCTACGGACTAATTGTACATGAAGATGAGCTACTCTCACCACGAAAACAACCAGAACCAGTTTACTGGGAAATAGAAGAATTGAATGGTTATGCTGATATTACTGAGTTGTCAGCTCTGCATCGGtacgaaaatacaaaaaacatgaAGTTTTTCTAagtaattgttttatttataattgtgaaaaataaaaataaaaatacacaaacatcttttttaatatttaacttCAACAGGTTTTTACAGcttgctaaattaaaaaaacctttttcaatAATAAATGTTTATCAGTACAGAAtcatttaattacaaattttcacACATGTTtactaacaaaatttaaaaaacacctTAGTATACTTgtttaaggttttttttaattaatactgTAATATTAATAGCTAAAGCATTTTGCTATACCTTAATTTACGATTTAAAAACCCCATCTTCCTTCTCTTTTAAACGATTATGTCTATTAACATATATTTAAGAGACTACCTTTGGTTGAATTACAAGCCTATGTcccatttttcaaaataatcacAATTGAATAAGCATCCACcatcaaaatataataaaagtaAGCCTAAAACGACTTCTATAATTAAATGATCccagataaattttataagaaaattaattaaaaaatagtttgatgGCCTACAACGAGGGACATAAATTAGTGAAAAGGGGGACGAAATTGCAACGTTTATAACCACAACAAAGCATTAAGAAAGGCGTTTATATATAAGTAGATATTACTTGTAAAGAAACGGCTTCCTTGATGCTTTAGTTCACCAATTTTTAGACCTCTCTGGGCTGTGGAGCAGATCATTCTGTGATACAGGAATTGTGGAAAGCACAAAGAGCACAGAATGGGACTAGCAGAATTAGGCCTTAGGATATTTTGTAAAATCCGATTAGAGTGttaatttttgctgacatcagcacgaCTCTTTTTTCAGAAATTAATGGAAACTGATGTGGATTATTCTGTAATCATGGCGTGTTAGAGAGTACAACTAGTAATTTTGCAGATACAGAATCGCATTTCCGCCGACAACCAATTATTAGCAAGTCtataatttatgcaaactttaaaaaatgtccTAAATCTTTGTCCCCAAtaattttaaaacgtttttgaaaaatgtGTAATTGTTTATCCCATTAATAGCTGAACCGGAAATCACTTTGTTGATGTCAGAAACAACAGTCAAAttggaaaaaaagtttttagtgTTGTAGTAAGTGTTGgaaattactttcttaagaCAATGTTTTGATATCAAATATCACAAGTAGTTATAGTTTCAAAGGGAggatttaaatttcattttcagGATTAAACAGTAATATTAGGAAGTAATATGTAATCTTGCAGTTGCTGTAAGAAGAAAGAAAGTCAAATtgttagctatatatatttcacTAGTCGGTAGCCATGGAGAACTCCACGGCCATGTCTGTCGCATATAATCCGAGTAATTAAGATTTCTGTATTTCTAGCACGAGGTAGCAATCAAGCTACCATCTTGAACGTTCAAAAAAGGCAGCAAAAACTCTTTGCTTGCGTTGCTGACG belongs to Hydractinia symbiolongicarpus strain clone_291-10 chromosome 1, HSymV2.1, whole genome shotgun sequence and includes:
- the LOC130642042 gene encoding uncharacterized protein LOC130642042 — encoded protein: MKIHAINLLYLFMFNLNIITTTQKLDWTCFLNKNHTIILNIKIPTAKNSNLCNNHKSQNCIELAYRKHRKRRWHQVQHCHIHKVKYAQCEMKSWSTNHGMYTMRIKINNINKTQTYHKKWIHMYSFSNCITKAVKTFKIINISHNKVRLNWKNSIHTKYKDQYIIIREGSVVHMPYKVASERSCRNGNCTRELILQECTRYRVCIDTMMADKNISKCENITTPCKNHHAVLKNSPTVSNNQTAIILTTSVFLICVVVMIFLLKYKKLKLEQQQQQRQKQQQQQPEQQQQQQEQQTQYIYGLIVHEDELLSPRKQPEPVYWEIEELNGYADITELSALHRYENTKNMKFF